The following coding sequences are from one Humulus lupulus chromosome X, drHumLupu1.1, whole genome shotgun sequence window:
- the LOC133806785 gene encoding uncharacterized protein LOC133806785: protein MNIVGKLPTAPSQKVYMLVLTDYFGKWIKAEAYHQARDREVKNVIWENVICRFRAPKETVTDNESQFISFDLQKLCIFWNIKLSFLTPRYPPENGQAESSNKTIMNTIKNFLKKDKGRRSDELQGVLWSYRTTTRTSYRRNTILDSLWDGSSHPYRELSSNIQL, encoded by the coding sequence ATGAACATAGTTGGCAAACTCCCAACCGCACCAAGTCAAAAAGTCTACATGCTCGTGTTGACAGACTACTTCGGTAAATGGATCAAGGCAGAAGCCTACCACCAAGCGAGGGATAGGGAAGTGAAGAATGTCATTTGGGAAAATGTTATATGCAGATTTAGGGCACCTAAAGAGACCGTGACAGACAACGAATCTCAGTTCATCAGCTTCGACCTCCAAAAATTATGTATATTTTGGAACATCAAGCTCAGCTTCTTGACGCCAAGGTATCCCCCAGAAAATGGACAAGCAGAGTCATCCAACAAGACAATCATGAACACCATCAAGAACTTCCTTAAGAAGGATAAGGGAAGGCGGTCAGATGAGTTGCAGGGAGTCTTATGGTCTTATCGAACCACAACTAGGACTTCATACAGGAGAAACACCATTCTCGATAGCCTATGGGATGGAAGCAGTCATCCCTACCGAGAGTTAAGTTCCAACATCCAGTTATGA